Proteins from a genomic interval of Desulfurobacterium sp. TC5-1:
- a CDS encoding bifunctional nuclease family protein, translating into MVEVSVIGITHDRLSGLPIIILGNVEENFAIPIWIGEYEAELLETHLLGAVAPRPFPYDLICDMIQALGGEVEKVIINDFDNGIYFATIVVRRYDGEVINIDARPSDSINVAVRLGAPIYVTKDVIQRVSIISLDGNPHYTSEQKAEFEELLKYLFEEGEEE; encoded by the coding sequence ATGGTAGAGGTGTCTGTTATAGGAATAACACACGATAGGTTGAGCGGTCTTCCTATCATTATTTTGGGGAACGTCGAGGAGAACTTTGCAATACCTATCTGGATAGGTGAATACGAAGCGGAGCTTCTTGAAACGCACCTTTTGGGAGCTGTTGCACCGAGACCTTTTCCATACGACCTTATATGTGACATGATTCAGGCTCTTGGAGGAGAGGTGGAGAAGGTAATTATTAATGACTTTGACAATGGAATCTACTTTGCCACCATTGTAGTTAGACGTTACGATGGTGAAGTTATAAACATAGATGCAAGGCCGAGTGATTCAATTAATGTTGCTGTAAGGCTGGGTGCCCCCATATATGTGACGAAAGATGTTATTCAGAGAGTTTCTATTATATCCCTTGACGGTAACCCTCACTACACGAGTGAGCAAAAGGCAGAGTTTGAAGAACTTTTAAAGTATCTTTTTGAAGAGGGAGAAGAAGAGTAA
- a CDS encoding MTH1187 family thiamine-binding protein, with amino-acid sequence MAVMEISVVPVGTGDPCVSEYVSYAYKFLKEKGYHFQLTAMGVIVQGEVEELLQLALEIHRRPFEKGALRVVTAIKIDERKDTKLTVEGKVNKLKKSLQ; translated from the coding sequence ATGGCAGTTATGGAGATTTCTGTTGTTCCTGTAGGTACGGGAGATCCGTGTGTTAGTGAATACGTTTCCTATGCTTATAAGTTTTTGAAAGAAAAAGGCTATCATTTTCAGCTTACTGCGATGGGCGTTATCGTTCAAGGTGAAGTTGAGGAGCTGCTTCAATTGGCTCTTGAGATTCATAGAAGGCCTTTTGAGAAAGGCGCTTTAAGGGTCGTGACAGCGATAAAAATAGACGAGAGGAAAGATACGAAGTTAACGGTTGAGGGTAAGGTTAATAAGCTGAAAAAATCCCTACAGTAA